One part of the Bdellovibrio bacteriovorus genome encodes these proteins:
- a CDS encoding phosphoenolpyruvate carboxylase yields the protein MKKALAKELTSLVNWAVTELGHVIKAELGAQQFQRIENIRRFVKSKSGGQLASLLKLKSDMEILSPPQRFEIAHSFALMLELINACESAYRTHRLLEEKTAPLSEETHAYGRIIHVLTAHPTESRNSDIIFYFRKIHQLLLQRLTAERHDQTPELHALLRMAWQLPMSKQRKPSVMDEAEYIYSLVLQDDIIEIYLQQRHARIPFYIRTWVGGDKDGHPGVNEKTMLGSLGMSRTRLHNWVKKQFAAYLADLAPLSRSGLQQKNDIRKLQRHAVAVKRNLTRTRRISSGDATRVHALSKSVHDLAMEQQRIFGAESPTLNRIRYLLKIFPGLVVPLEIREDSSLVHEALTDSRSRMNISRMLKTLANLSPEHSPRNYVRGFILSQCESARDIEAGIRLSSRLLKGPRLPVVPLFESSHSLKNGTDIISAFLSVKKNKALIKKHWSSQLEVMLGYSDSAKENGSFPSRFLIQSAMLGLESVIEKHGLVPIFFHGSGGSIERGGGSIQEQTEWWPLSALKNVKMTVQGEMIYRSYNSPAILQRQLNLLTQNRDARKQAPATRTSAVNRKALQRLSDSVQQSYQQILQQPDFLELIEKATPYSFMKDLRMGSRPSKRQGPVQLKSLRAIPWVLCWTQTRALFPTWWGLGSHWKSLTASEKSRYRKALKESAMFRSYIKAVGFTLEKIEMDVFFMYLRSSRLSKDTVAKYEKSFRKEYAEASKCIRELTREKSLLWYRPWLETSIGLRSPLIHPLNVLQLVALETKDIKLLRETVTGVASGMLTTG from the coding sequence ATGAAAAAAGCTCTGGCAAAGGAATTAACCTCACTTGTGAACTGGGCCGTGACGGAACTCGGACACGTTATCAAAGCAGAACTGGGCGCCCAGCAATTTCAACGAATTGAAAACATCCGTCGCTTTGTGAAATCCAAATCCGGCGGGCAGCTTGCGAGCTTGTTAAAACTAAAGAGCGACATGGAAATTCTTTCGCCCCCTCAGCGCTTTGAAATTGCACATTCCTTTGCCCTGATGCTGGAACTGATCAACGCCTGCGAGTCCGCCTATCGCACTCACCGTCTGCTGGAGGAAAAGACCGCGCCGCTCAGTGAAGAAACCCACGCCTATGGGCGCATCATCCACGTCCTGACGGCCCATCCAACAGAATCCCGCAATAGCGACATCATTTTCTACTTCCGCAAAATTCATCAGTTGCTTCTGCAGCGCCTGACCGCGGAAAGACATGATCAGACGCCAGAACTGCATGCGCTGCTTCGTATGGCCTGGCAGCTTCCCATGTCCAAGCAGCGAAAACCTTCGGTCATGGACGAGGCCGAGTACATTTATTCACTGGTCCTTCAAGACGACATTATCGAAATCTATCTGCAACAACGCCATGCCCGGATTCCCTTTTACATCCGCACCTGGGTGGGTGGCGACAAGGACGGACACCCTGGCGTGAACGAAAAGACCATGCTGGGAAGTCTTGGCATGTCCCGGACCCGCCTGCACAACTGGGTGAAAAAACAATTCGCCGCCTATCTTGCGGACCTGGCTCCGTTGTCCCGATCTGGGTTGCAGCAAAAAAATGACATTCGAAAACTGCAAAGGCATGCTGTGGCTGTAAAAAGAAACCTGACAAGAACCCGTCGTATTTCCTCCGGCGATGCCACGCGGGTTCACGCCTTAAGCAAATCAGTCCATGACCTTGCGATGGAACAGCAGCGCATTTTTGGAGCTGAGTCCCCGACTCTGAATCGCATCCGCTATTTGCTGAAAATCTTCCCGGGTCTGGTGGTGCCGCTTGAAATTCGCGAAGACAGCAGCCTGGTGCATGAGGCTTTGACCGATTCAAGATCCCGAATGAACATCAGCCGCATGCTAAAAACCCTGGCAAACCTAAGCCCCGAACACAGCCCGCGAAACTATGTGCGTGGCTTTATCTTAAGTCAGTGTGAATCGGCCAGGGACATCGAGGCGGGCATCCGGCTGAGCTCACGCCTGTTAAAGGGTCCCCGACTGCCAGTGGTGCCCTTGTTTGAAAGTTCGCATTCATTAAAAAATGGCACGGACATCATCAGCGCATTTCTTTCCGTGAAAAAGAACAAAGCACTAATCAAAAAACACTGGTCGTCTCAGTTGGAGGTGATGCTCGGGTATTCGGATTCAGCCAAGGAAAACGGCTCTTTCCCGTCACGCTTCCTGATCCAGTCGGCCATGCTGGGGCTTGAGTCCGTCATTGAAAAGCACGGACTGGTCCCGATCTTCTTCCACGGATCCGGCGGCAGCATCGAACGCGGTGGCGGTTCGATTCAAGAGCAGACGGAGTGGTGGCCGCTTTCGGCTCTGAAGAATGTGAAGATGACGGTTCAAGGGGAAATGATCTATCGCAGTTACAATTCCCCGGCCATTTTGCAGCGGCAACTTAATTTGCTGACTCAAAATCGCGATGCCCGCAAGCAGGCGCCGGCCACGCGCACCTCGGCCGTCAACCGCAAGGCCCTGCAGAGGCTGTCGGACTCTGTTCAGCAAAGCTATCAGCAGATTTTGCAACAGCCGGACTTTCTGGAGTTGATAGAAAAAGCAACGCCCTATTCTTTCATGAAGGACCTGCGCATGGGTTCACGTCCCTCCAAACGGCAAGGACCCGTGCAACTCAAGAGCTTGCGCGCCATCCCGTGGGTTTTGTGCTGGACCCAAACCCGCGCCCTGTTCCCGACGTGGTGGGGCTTGGGAAGTCATTGGAAAAGTCTCACGGCTTCAGAGAAAAGCCGGTATCGCAAAGCCCTTAAAGAATCCGCGATGTTCCGCAGCTACATTAAAGCCGTGGGCTTTACCTTGGAAAAAATCGAGATGGACGTGTTCTTTATGTACTTGCGCTCTTCACGCTTAAGCAAAGATACGGTCGCTAAATACGAAAAAAGCTTCCGCAAAGAGTATGCGGAAGCTTCCAAGTGCATCCGGGAACTCACCCGGGAGAAAAGTCTTTTATGGTACCGCCCGTGGCTTGAAACCAGCATCGGTCTGCGCTCTCCGCTGATTCATCCTTTGAACGTCCTGCAGCTTGTCGCCCTTGAAACCAAAGACATCAAGCTGCTGCGGGAAACAGTCACCGGTGTTGCCAGTGGGATGCTGACTACCGGTTAG
- a CDS encoding flagellin N-terminal helical domain-containing protein — MGMRISTNVSAINAQRTMVNSQREIGKSMSQLASGSRINKAADDAAGLAISENLKSQIRSLGQASRNANDGISMVQTAEGGLSEISNILTRMRELGVQASSDTIGDTERGFLDKEVQQLKSEAQRITQTTRFGTTKLLDGSGDSFDFQVGINNDPEADRISFNAGETNATTSSLGIDGFDFSSKTGAQDALAAIDTAQSQVNGYRANLGALQNRLQSTVDNLGVQHENISSANSRIRDTDVAAATAETTRNQVLLQANTSVLSQANAMPNSALRLIG; from the coding sequence ATGGGAATGAGAATTTCTACGAACGTATCCGCTATCAACGCACAGAGAACAATGGTGAACTCTCAGCGTGAAATCGGCAAATCAATGTCACAACTTGCATCCGGCTCCCGCATCAATAAAGCGGCAGACGACGCAGCAGGTTTGGCGATCAGTGAAAACTTGAAATCACAAATTCGCTCTCTGGGCCAGGCTTCCCGAAATGCGAACGATGGTATCTCCATGGTTCAAACTGCAGAGGGTGGTTTGTCTGAGATCTCCAACATCCTGACTCGTATGAGAGAACTGGGTGTACAGGCATCTTCTGACACTATCGGTGATACAGAGCGTGGCTTCCTTGATAAAGAGGTTCAGCAACTTAAATCTGAGGCACAACGTATCACTCAGACTACTAGATTCGGTACAACAAAACTTCTGGATGGTTCCGGCGACTCGTTCGACTTCCAGGTAGGTATCAACAATGACCCTGAAGCAGATAGAATCTCCTTCAACGCCGGTGAAACGAATGCAACAACGTCCTCTTTGGGAATTGATGGTTTCGACTTCTCTTCCAAAACGGGCGCACAAGACGCACTTGCAGCGATCGACACGGCTCAGTCTCAAGTGAATGGTTACCGCGCAAATCTCGGTGCCCTTCAGAACAGATTGCAGTCCACAGTTGATAACTTGGGTGTGCAACACGAGAACATCTCTTCTGCTAACTCTCGTATCCGCGATACAGACGTAGCAGCAGCAACTGCAGAGACGACTCGTAACCAGGTTCTTTTGCAGGCGAATACATCTGTGTTGTCTCAAGCCAACGCGATGCCAAACTCTGCACTAAGATTGATTGGTTAA
- a CDS encoding zinc-dependent metalloprotease, producing the protein MLSWSRSTFAMLLCSSMLVACSKETEKIIVKDSLPPGKIEASAKVSKNHVTFEKSSLGKLFMLVPTVIESSRSAAPSFFRPQLISFERNGDRIAIFNQTVKDVVETVTADQLIQSFAIVDETADQVVFDMGQGFLSMNLQESMEIVLPYTYSDVIERGERKLESHLDIKDSYVSSLSLRNNSIFMKQVIRVVEKSREAGEANKEAEEKMKQIGMKKPEKFETSKTLFFEIKPYLQNDEFKSKPMDAQNRFGFFVNNTFKKDEDNMKTQIIRWNTDEKAGDIRVLIDANVPKKMEAAVREGVTYWNRVLGRDVLKIETGYKDSDPQTDRSIVIRWIHWDNGFGAYANTQVDPLTGEAFRGFVYMTSSFTKKEDMTGGGQNDLFSFKHGDLCGMRVDMNQPDQEDNVRAVIAHEMGHVLGLRHNFAGSSSVDHTDEEIKETLEQRAKGNLVIEKAVVTTVMDYTDNAASLASGAFIKDKIMPYDQKAIDWAYKGIESVKSKGMYCSDEHILEAGTGGRTIIGCDRQDKYRNVFFAEREKILSSAKDSLNGTISSLEYMKKAGYKIEHKAYVQVTFNPSLEIAELLYKSDKKNPLLTIADVVEDYITPYMRWGYNGKDFNSGSTTGDAEISEQLKEVGGLTAYLKSLSPTVNDPEFFQNLAKEALAAGKFDKIGLTPEELVVVKEGLLENSAKLDAEATDLAMKAIDVNKLRDTITNR; encoded by the coding sequence ATGCTGTCCTGGAGCCGTTCAACATTTGCCATGCTTCTTTGCTCGTCCATGCTGGTAGCCTGTAGTAAAGAGACAGAAAAAATCATCGTCAAGGACTCTCTGCCTCCCGGGAAAATCGAGGCGTCCGCCAAGGTCAGTAAAAATCATGTGACCTTTGAAAAGTCCTCTTTAGGAAAGCTGTTCATGCTGGTTCCGACGGTTATCGAGTCGTCCCGGTCCGCTGCGCCCAGTTTCTTCCGCCCTCAGTTGATTTCTTTTGAAAGAAACGGAGATCGCATTGCGATTTTCAATCAGACCGTCAAAGACGTCGTCGAGACGGTCACCGCTGACCAACTGATCCAGAGTTTTGCAATTGTCGATGAAACTGCCGACCAGGTGGTGTTCGACATGGGGCAGGGCTTCCTGTCCATGAATTTGCAGGAATCGATGGAAATCGTTTTGCCGTACACGTATTCCGACGTGATCGAACGTGGCGAACGCAAGCTGGAATCTCATCTGGATATCAAGGATTCTTACGTGAGTTCTTTGTCCCTGCGTAACAACTCGATCTTTATGAAGCAGGTGATCCGTGTTGTCGAAAAGTCCCGTGAAGCGGGCGAAGCAAACAAGGAAGCCGAAGAAAAGATGAAGCAGATCGGGATGAAAAAGCCTGAAAAGTTTGAAACCAGCAAAACTCTTTTCTTCGAGATCAAACCTTACCTGCAGAACGATGAGTTTAAGTCCAAGCCCATGGATGCGCAGAATCGTTTTGGGTTCTTCGTCAATAACACCTTCAAGAAGGATGAAGACAACATGAAAACCCAGATCATCCGCTGGAACACCGACGAAAAAGCAGGTGACATCCGCGTATTGATCGACGCCAACGTTCCGAAAAAAATGGAGGCAGCAGTCAGAGAGGGCGTGACATACTGGAACCGCGTTCTAGGGCGTGACGTTCTGAAGATTGAAACCGGCTACAAGGATTCCGATCCGCAAACAGACCGTTCAATCGTGATTCGCTGGATTCACTGGGATAACGGGTTTGGTGCTTACGCCAATACCCAGGTGGATCCTCTGACGGGTGAGGCCTTCCGGGGCTTTGTTTATATGACGTCCTCTTTCACCAAAAAAGAAGACATGACGGGCGGTGGACAGAACGATCTGTTCTCGTTCAAACATGGCGATCTGTGCGGGATGAGAGTCGATATGAATCAGCCGGATCAGGAAGATAATGTGCGTGCGGTGATAGCCCATGAAATGGGTCACGTTCTGGGGCTTCGCCATAACTTCGCAGGCAGTTCGTCCGTCGATCACACGGACGAAGAGATCAAGGAAACGCTGGAGCAGCGAGCGAAGGGAAATCTTGTTATTGAAAAGGCTGTTGTTACCACTGTGATGGACTATACGGACAATGCCGCGTCCTTGGCTTCCGGAGCCTTCATCAAAGACAAGATCATGCCTTATGACCAAAAAGCCATCGACTGGGCTTATAAGGGCATCGAGTCCGTGAAAAGCAAAGGCATGTATTGTTCGGACGAACATATTCTGGAAGCAGGAACTGGCGGAAGAACTATCATTGGTTGTGATCGTCAGGACAAGTACCGCAATGTCTTCTTTGCAGAGCGCGAAAAGATTCTCAGCAGTGCGAAGGACAGTTTGAATGGCACCATTTCTTCTTTGGAGTACATGAAGAAGGCCGGGTACAAGATCGAGCACAAAGCCTATGTTCAGGTTACCTTCAATCCGTCATTGGAGATTGCAGAACTCCTTTACAAAAGCGACAAGAAAAATCCTCTTTTGACAATTGCCGATGTGGTGGAGGACTACATTACTCCGTACATGCGTTGGGGCTACAATGGGAAAGACTTTAACAGTGGCAGTACGACCGGGGATGCTGAGATCAGCGAGCAGTTGAAAGAAGTGGGCGGATTGACGGCTTATCTGAAGAGCTTAAGCCCGACGGTGAATGATCCTGAATTCTTCCAGAATCTTGCCAAGGAAGCCCTGGCGGCGGGCAAGTTCGACAAGATCGGTTTGACCCCTGAAGAGCTTGTCGTGGTTAAAGAAGGTCTGTTGGAAAATTCGGCGAAACTTGACGCCGAAGCCACAGACCTTGCCATGAAAGCCATCGACGTTAACAAGCTTCGCGACACCATCACTAACCGGTAG